From Solibacillus isronensis, the proteins below share one genomic window:
- a CDS encoding DNA topoisomerase III produces the protein MVKSLVLAEKPSVARDIANVLKCHKKGNGFLEGDKYIVTWALGHLVTLADPESYDEKYKKWDLADLPMLPERLKLTTIKQTSKQYNAVKSQLTRKDVNEIIIATDAGREGELVARWIIERAKVNKPVKRLWISSVTDKAIKEGFANLKPGKAYENLYYAAVARSEADWYIGLNASRALSTKFNAQLNTGRVQTPVVAMVAAREDEIKHFKPQTYYGIEAQTKELKLTWQDQNGNSRSFDKEKIDRIVNTLDKQNAKVIDIERKPKKSFSPGLYDLTELQRDANKLFGYSAKETLNIMQKLYESHKVLTYPRTDSRYLSSDIVSTLPERVKACAVGEYRTLANKVLTKPIKANKSFVDDSKVSDHHAIIPTEEYVNFANFNDKERKIYDLVVKRFLAVLFPAHEFEQLTVQAEIGKEKFIARGKTVITAGWKEVYSNRFDDEETSEDVKEQLLPRLEKGQVLNVSLLAQTSGQTKPPARFTEATILTAMENPAKYMNTQNRALADTLKSTGGLGTVATRADIIDKLFNSFLIEKRGKDIHITSKGRQLLDLVPNELKSPETTAQWEQKLEQIANGKLKKDVFINEMKQHTKAIVADIKNSDKKFKHDNISTKTCPDCGKPMLEVNGKKGKMLVCQDRECGHRKNVSRVTNARCPQCKKKLELHGQGDGQIFVCKCGYREKLSAFEARRKKEGGGKVDKRSVQKYLKQQEKEVEPINNAFADLLKGMKFDE, from the coding sequence ATGGTTAAAAGCTTAGTATTAGCAGAGAAACCTTCAGTTGCACGCGATATTGCGAATGTCCTGAAGTGTCATAAAAAAGGCAATGGATTTTTAGAAGGAGACAAATATATCGTCACATGGGCGTTAGGACATTTAGTAACGCTGGCAGATCCGGAAAGCTACGACGAGAAATATAAGAAGTGGGATTTAGCCGATTTACCGATGCTGCCGGAACGTCTGAAATTAACAACAATCAAGCAGACAAGCAAACAATATAATGCGGTTAAATCACAGCTAACGCGCAAAGATGTTAATGAAATTATCATTGCAACAGATGCCGGTCGTGAAGGGGAGCTTGTTGCCCGCTGGATTATTGAACGTGCAAAAGTAAATAAACCGGTTAAGCGTTTATGGATATCATCTGTTACCGATAAAGCAATTAAAGAAGGCTTTGCGAATTTAAAGCCAGGGAAAGCGTATGAAAACTTATATTATGCAGCTGTTGCCCGAAGTGAAGCCGACTGGTATATCGGGCTGAACGCAAGTCGTGCATTATCGACGAAATTCAACGCACAGCTTAATACAGGTCGTGTACAGACGCCGGTTGTCGCAATGGTTGCGGCCCGCGAAGATGAAATTAAGCATTTTAAACCTCAAACGTATTATGGGATTGAAGCCCAAACGAAAGAGCTGAAATTAACTTGGCAAGATCAAAATGGCAATTCGCGCAGTTTTGATAAAGAAAAGATTGACCGAATCGTTAACACACTGGATAAGCAAAATGCGAAAGTAATCGACATTGAACGTAAACCGAAAAAGTCGTTTTCACCAGGGCTATATGATTTAACTGAATTGCAACGTGATGCAAACAAGCTATTTGGCTATTCGGCAAAGGAAACGTTGAATATTATGCAAAAGCTTTATGAATCACATAAAGTGCTCACATATCCTCGTACCGATTCACGGTACCTGTCATCGGATATTGTCAGCACATTGCCTGAACGCGTGAAGGCATGTGCTGTTGGGGAATATCGCACATTAGCAAACAAAGTACTAACAAAGCCGATTAAGGCCAACAAATCGTTTGTTGATGATAGTAAAGTATCGGATCACCATGCCATTATCCCGACTGAAGAATATGTAAACTTTGCGAACTTCAATGATAAAGAGCGTAAAATTTATGATTTAGTCGTAAAGCGTTTCCTTGCGGTACTTTTCCCTGCACATGAGTTTGAGCAATTAACGGTTCAAGCCGAAATCGGGAAAGAGAAGTTCATCGCACGCGGTAAAACGGTAATTACTGCCGGGTGGAAAGAAGTGTACTCGAACCGTTTTGATGACGAGGAAACTTCAGAGGATGTAAAGGAACAGCTGTTGCCACGCCTTGAAAAAGGACAAGTGCTAAACGTGTCATTACTAGCCCAAACTTCAGGACAAACGAAACCGCCAGCACGTTTTACAGAGGCGACGATATTGACAGCGATGGAAAATCCGGCAAAATATATGAACACGCAAAATAGAGCTCTTGCCGATACATTAAAATCAACTGGAGGGTTAGGGACTGTTGCGACACGTGCTGATATAATCGATAAATTGTTCAATTCATTCCTTATTGAAAAGCGCGGAAAAGACATTCACATTACGTCAAAAGGCCGCCAGCTGCTTGATTTAGTGCCGAATGAACTGAAATCACCGGAAACGACAGCACAGTGGGAGCAAAAGCTTGAACAAATTGCTAATGGCAAGCTGAAAAAAGATGTCTTCATTAATGAAATGAAACAACACACAAAAGCAATCGTTGCTGATATTAAAAACAGTGATAAAAAGTTCAAGCACGATAATATTTCAACGAAGACCTGCCCAGATTGCGGAAAGCCGATGCTTGAAGTAAACGGGAAAAAGGGCAAAATGCTTGTATGCCAGGACCGTGAGTGTGGTCACCGCAAAAACGTCTCACGCGTAACGAATGCCCGTTGCCCGCAATGTAAGAAAAAGCTGGAGCTGCACGGACAAGGCGATGGTCAGATTTTTGTATGTAAATGTGGTTACCGTGAAAAATTATCCGCATTTGAAGCACGCCGTAAAAAAGAAGGCGGCGGTAAAGTTGATAAGCGCAGTGTACAAAAATACTTGAAGCAGCAGGAAAAAGAAGTTGAGCCAATTAATAACGCATTTGCAGATTTATTAAAAGGCATGAAGTTTGATGAGTAA
- a CDS encoding methyl-accepting chemotaxis protein produces MISKKVEPVGQVTKALEEIAQRNLSIQPLKIKNKDEVGMMGQSFNEMLTDLRSIVSNVNELSMQVAANAEELSASSQQSLASSQMVAKSAENQLTTSTEQAHHMNASIGSMEELRTSVDQISGDNEQMLNATTDVKDLIDQGATTIQNVVDQMQTIHTTFKDTTQMMNTMSQHSSSIQNITGIITDIADQTNLLALNAAIEAARAGEHGKGFAVVAEEVRKLAEQSKNSATEIGGMVQQIQQTSSTATKTIVDGGTMVDEGMEKTSESLRVFGDIENGIGEVVYRVESVSAAIEEIQAMTGSVTESMRSVQDLAAITADSASDTSAATEEQLAATEEISSNAYSLSELAEQLQREVSLFKL; encoded by the coding sequence ATAATCTCTAAAAAAGTTGAACCAGTAGGCCAGGTGACGAAGGCTCTAGAAGAAATTGCTCAAAGAAACTTATCGATACAACCATTGAAAATTAAAAATAAAGACGAAGTGGGTATGATGGGGCAAAGTTTTAATGAAATGCTGACAGATCTTCGAAGTATTGTCTCGAATGTAAATGAGTTGTCTATGCAGGTGGCTGCAAATGCTGAAGAACTTTCGGCAAGCTCGCAACAAAGTTTGGCCTCATCACAGATGGTGGCAAAATCAGCCGAGAATCAGTTGACTACAAGCACAGAGCAAGCGCACCATATGAATGCATCGATTGGTTCAATGGAAGAGCTACGTACAAGTGTTGATCAGATTTCAGGTGACAATGAACAAATGCTGAATGCCACTACTGATGTCAAAGATTTAATTGATCAAGGGGCGACAACGATTCAAAATGTTGTGGACCAAATGCAAACTATTCATACGACGTTTAAAGATACTACACAAATGATGAATACAATGTCCCAGCATTCGAGCAGCATTCAAAATATCACAGGTATTATTACAGACATTGCTGACCAAACCAATCTGCTAGCATTAAATGCTGCAATCGAAGCAGCGCGTGCAGGAGAGCATGGGAAAGGGTTCGCAGTTGTAGCGGAAGAAGTACGGAAGTTAGCGGAGCAATCGAAAAACTCAGCGACAGAAATTGGCGGTATGGTACAGCAAATTCAACAGACATCGAGTACGGCAACGAAAACAATTGTGGACGGCGGTACAATGGTTGATGAAGGAATGGAGAAAACATCTGAATCACTACGTGTATTCGGGGATATTGAAAACGGTATTGGAGAAGTGGTTTATCGTGTGGAATCTGTATCTGCAGCAATAGAAGAAATTCAGGCAATGACAGGCTCGGTAACAGAAAGCATGAGATCTGTTCAAGACCTTGCAGCAATAACAGCCGATAGTGCAAGCGACACGAGCGCGGCAACAGAAGAACAATTAGCGGCAACGGAAGAAATTTCGAGCAACGCTTATTCCCTATCTGAACTAGCTGAACAGCTGCAGCGAGAAGTTAGTCTCTTTAAACTATAA
- a CDS encoding cold-shock protein: MQQGTVKWFNSEKGFGFIEVEGGNDVFVHFSAIQGEGFKTLDEGQKVEFDVEEGNRGPQATNVTKL, translated from the coding sequence ATGCAACAAGGTACAGTAAAATGGTTTAACTCAGAAAAAGGTTTCGGTTTCATCGAAGTTGAAGGCGGTAACGATGTATTCGTACACTTCTCAGCTATCCAAGGCGAAGGTTTCAAAACTTTAGACGAAGGTCAAAAAGTTGAATTCGACGTTGAAGAAGGCAACCGTGGCCCACAAGCTACTAACGTAACAAAACTTTAA
- a CDS encoding PLP-dependent aminotransferase family protein gives MQYSDSILKTPSSFIRNILKVTDAYDVISFAGGLPNPISFPIDELKQSVNDAIDANGAKVFQYSTTQGYLPLRQYIAEKYNNKQSNLNYTADDVLITTGSQQALELISKVLLNKGDGVVIEEPGYLGAIQAFTLREPSFYGVTLETEGLNVEQLKDVLKQPNVKMVYTVPNFQNPTGLTYTKERREEVFEAVKDQDVIFIEDDPYGELRFTGEHLPYIAAGKMTNSVVLGSFSKTVTPGMRLGYILTKNHELLNHVETAKQATDLHTNIFAQYILHQYLTTNEYEAHVEKIIALYKTQADAMLAAMEKYFPPYVKYTKPEGGMFVWVTLPEGVNALDKFSEAMEKKVAFVPGNPFYTNKESVNTLRLNYTNATPEIIEEGIKRLAEIL, from the coding sequence ATGCAATATTCTGATAGCATTTTAAAAACACCATCATCATTCATCCGAAATATTTTAAAGGTAACGGATGCATACGACGTCATTTCATTTGCGGGAGGCTTGCCAAATCCAATCTCATTTCCAATTGATGAGTTAAAGCAGTCGGTAAATGATGCGATTGATGCAAATGGTGCAAAGGTATTTCAATATTCTACGACGCAAGGTTATTTGCCGCTACGTCAGTATATTGCAGAAAAATATAATAACAAGCAATCGAACTTAAATTATACAGCAGATGATGTACTAATTACGACAGGATCCCAGCAAGCATTAGAGCTTATTTCCAAAGTTCTGCTGAACAAAGGGGACGGGGTTGTTATTGAGGAGCCCGGTTATTTAGGAGCGATCCAGGCATTTACATTACGTGAACCAAGTTTCTATGGTGTAACACTGGAAACAGAAGGACTGAATGTAGAACAGTTGAAGGATGTACTAAAACAGCCGAATGTGAAAATGGTATACACAGTTCCGAATTTCCAAAATCCTACTGGGTTAACGTATACGAAAGAGCGCCGTGAAGAAGTATTTGAAGCGGTAAAAGATCAAGATGTCATTTTTATCGAGGATGATCCATACGGTGAGCTTCGTTTTACTGGGGAACACTTGCCATATATCGCAGCTGGGAAGATGACAAACAGTGTCGTATTAGGTTCGTTTTCAAAAACGGTTACACCGGGTATGCGCCTAGGTTATATTTTGACGAAAAATCATGAACTTCTAAATCATGTCGAAACAGCGAAGCAGGCAACGGATTTACATACAAACATTTTCGCACAATACATTTTGCATCAGTATTTAACGACGAATGAGTATGAAGCGCATGTTGAGAAAATTATAGCACTCTACAAAACGCAAGCAGATGCGATGCTGGCTGCAATGGAAAAGTACTTCCCGCCATATGTGAAATATACAAAACCTGAAGGCGGTATGTTTGTATGGGTAACTCTTCCGGAAGGCGTAAATGCGCTTGATAAGTTTTCGGAAGCGATGGAGAAAAAAGTAGCATTCGTGCCGGGAAATCCATTTTATACGAATAAAGAATCAGTTAATACACTGCGTCTGAACTATACAAATGCAACACCTGAAATTATTGAAGAGGGTATTAAACGTTTAGCGGAAATTTTATAA
- a CDS encoding MFS transporter — protein MKGTKEPIWTKDFIIVSIINFIAILIFFLLMVTISSYAVDTYQVSTSIAGLVSSIFIIGSLIGRIGAGRLIGSIGPQKMLLIGLIIFFVTTTLYLMEWGVVYLLIIRLLQGIAVGTVGTATGTIVAMILPASRKGEGIGYFSLSAILATAIGPFVGMFMLKLENGFDVIFYMNTALSLILLIAYFFVKISLPQPNKQSGNQEEKLSFLEKFIEPKALPISFIALLIGFAYSGVMTFITFYAREINLVEAASYFFLAYAGVVVISRPFTGKLMDVRGPNIIVYPCIAVFAIGMLLFSQASAGWMLLLAAVLIGFGYGNFNSIAQTIAVKVTEPHRFGLATSTYFILYDLGLGVGPFILGMIEPYTTYRTIFVSMIPLILVCIPLYYLLVGRKRKLA, from the coding sequence ATGAAGGGAACAAAAGAACCAATCTGGACGAAGGATTTTATCATTGTATCGATCATTAACTTTATAGCAATCTTAATATTCTTCCTGCTAATGGTGACCATTTCAAGTTATGCAGTAGACACATATCAAGTTTCTACAAGTATTGCAGGACTTGTTTCTAGTATTTTTATTATCGGATCATTGATTGGCCGGATAGGGGCAGGACGTCTCATCGGCAGTATCGGGCCACAGAAGATGCTTTTAATTGGTCTTATTATATTTTTCGTAACAACAACACTTTATTTAATGGAATGGGGCGTTGTTTATTTATTGATTATCCGCTTATTACAAGGGATAGCTGTCGGAACGGTCGGAACAGCTACAGGTACGATTGTTGCTATGATTTTACCCGCATCACGTAAAGGGGAAGGGATTGGATACTTTAGCTTAAGCGCTATTTTGGCGACAGCAATAGGGCCGTTTGTCGGCATGTTTATGCTGAAGCTTGAAAATGGCTTTGATGTTATTTTTTATATGAACACTGCGCTTTCGCTTATATTACTAATCGCTTATTTCTTTGTTAAAATTTCCTTACCACAACCGAATAAACAAAGTGGAAATCAGGAAGAAAAGCTTTCATTTCTGGAAAAATTCATTGAACCAAAAGCGCTTCCGATTTCATTTATTGCCTTATTAATTGGCTTTGCATACTCGGGAGTTATGACGTTCATTACGTTTTATGCAAGAGAAATCAATTTAGTGGAAGCGGCAAGCTACTTTTTCTTAGCCTATGCGGGGGTTGTCGTTATTTCTCGTCCATTTACCGGGAAATTGATGGATGTGCGTGGTCCGAATATTATTGTGTATCCATGTATTGCCGTTTTCGCGATTGGAATGTTGCTATTCAGTCAGGCATCAGCAGGCTGGATGCTGTTACTTGCAGCTGTCCTTATTGGCTTTGGCTACGGGAACTTCAATTCCATTGCCCAAACGATTGCAGTTAAAGTAACGGAGCCACATCGATTTGGCTTAGCAACATCCACATACTTCATTTTGTACGACTTAGGATTAGGTGTCGGACCATTTATTTTAGGGATGATTGAACCTTATACAACATACCGTACAATCTTCGTATCGATGATTCCGCTAATTCTTGTCTGTATTCCGTTATATTATTTATTAGTAGGAAGAAAGCGAAAGCTGGCATAA
- a CDS encoding MarR family winged helix-turn-helix transcriptional regulator: MTFFLQLHRFHKRYTQRLTNILAVHELSNANWSLMHYLANEELATMSQIAKYWDVEKPTVSANVKTLTKQELIQMKQGNDRREKYISLTEKGERLYKNISPEIKFLQNQLLNNLSDEQQELFEKALSDMEKILKEGLE, encoded by the coding sequence ATGACTTTCTTTTTACAATTGCACCGTTTTCATAAACGATATACGCAGCGTCTTACTAATATACTGGCAGTGCATGAACTGTCTAATGCCAACTGGTCTTTAATGCATTATTTGGCGAATGAAGAGCTGGCAACAATGAGCCAGATTGCGAAATATTGGGATGTTGAGAAGCCGACTGTTTCCGCAAATGTTAAGACATTGACGAAACAAGAGCTTATTCAAATGAAACAAGGCAATGACAGACGGGAAAAATATATAAGTTTGACTGAAAAAGGAGAAAGATTGTATAAAAATATTTCCCCGGAAATTAAATTTCTACAAAATCAGCTATTAAACAACCTGTCAGACGAACAACAGGAGCTTTTCGAAAAAGCACTGTCTGATATGGAGAAAATATTGAAAGAAGGGCTAGAATGA
- a CDS encoding undecaprenyl-diphosphate phosphatase yields MENFDLILVLKHFIIGIVQGLTEPIPVSSSGHVMIVSEILGMGEQGFTFAILTNTASLIAIMFIYREDIIRLITGFLLFIKTRNARYRKDFNFALYVIIGSIPAGVLGVLLSDVIADSVSMTTIAIMLFVTGIALWLIRNLRGTKRDGDLSAKDALLVGFGQAVALTPGISRSGATIISAIAVGMKQETALRFSFMLYIPVSLGGVVLGFTDFLDEPNKMDLALPYTVTFLATLFMTYFAMRWFMGIMKNGKLHYFTYYCFLVGILLLIFF; encoded by the coding sequence ATGGAAAATTTTGATTTGATTTTAGTGTTAAAGCATTTTATTATCGGTATTGTTCAAGGTTTAACTGAACCGATTCCGGTGTCATCAAGTGGGCATGTCATGATTGTAAGTGAAATTCTGGGAATGGGCGAACAGGGCTTTACATTCGCAATCCTAACGAATACGGCATCATTGATTGCAATTATGTTTATTTACCGTGAAGATATTATTCGGTTAATTACTGGATTTTTACTGTTTATTAAAACACGTAATGCGCGATACCGTAAAGACTTTAATTTTGCGCTTTACGTCATTATCGGCTCGATTCCAGCAGGTGTTTTAGGGGTTTTGCTAAGCGATGTTATTGCAGACAGCGTGAGCATGACGACAATCGCGATTATGCTGTTCGTGACAGGGATTGCCTTATGGTTAATTCGTAATTTACGCGGAACGAAACGCGACGGGGATTTATCAGCAAAGGATGCCTTATTAGTAGGTTTTGGGCAGGCAGTTGCATTAACACCGGGGATTAGCCGATCGGGTGCGACAATTATTTCGGCAATCGCTGTCGGAATGAAACAGGAAACAGCACTGCGTTTCTCATTCATGCTGTATATTCCGGTGAGTTTAGGCGGTGTCGTTTTAGGGTTTACAGACTTCCTCGATGAGCCAAACAAAATGGATTTAGCCCTTCCGTATACAGTTACATTCCTTGCGACATTGTTTATGACATATTTCGCCATGCGCTGGTTCATGGGTATTATGAAAAACGGAAAGCTGCATTACTTCACGTATTACTGCTTTTTAGTTGGTATTTTATTATTAATATTCTTTTAG
- the helD gene encoding RNA polymerase recycling motor HelD, producing MEQTIWQQEETHLKEISALLKQQIKIQSNHLKKQKGDIVEERSQASSEFNDVSGESAIQFSQMLQTMQLREREYLNASEQLSKMHILYKSPYFGRISIENEEGEREHLYIGLSTFREPNTDDVLIYDWRAPISSLFYENKVGKARYQIPDGEYISVTIQGRRQYKVKYDELLQVLDADIYVGDEVLQSLLSDTAKEKMKSIVATIQSDQNIVIRSSNKDNLIVLGPPGSGKTSVAMQRIAYLLYEYRQTMNARSILLISPSDLFNDYISNVLPELGEDNVQHTTYYRLLRDLKLSYYKAESSYENIERLQKASKEEREHYAFKGSHAYVKQLLKYIESLKKSGMPFYNLKVEGKLFVSAKKLTDLFYDKFGALDIDFRLKKIRTVLLEKIEQEKTKDRKVLMKELKSVNTYIGTDKEIEQQANEKLQKRYGKLESAIHQLGFVNLNKMYLHTLTYQNDNLKTQMIQAATTETLKQRILYYEDLAPIMYMQAVVKGLYTDNTIKHIVIDEIQDYSYLQLLTIKAMHPKAHYTLLGDKNQVVHPQMKDSLAGPLSKHFKAVELNKSYRSTNEITDFMSAILNNKTTESLGVSGDKPQIIETNTGCKTIAQLVGLHYKEEESFVILCKNKLACEQLYNELKPLLPQLQLVTEEQKVYMKGLLIMPGYMAKGFEFTTVLVADANAHVYREEMDAYLLYTIASRATRHLFLVTDGTLPKALAHIGEQYYRKEVNI from the coding sequence GTGGAACAAACGATATGGCAACAGGAAGAAACACACTTAAAAGAAATTAGTGCTCTTCTAAAACAACAAATAAAGATTCAGTCCAATCATTTAAAAAAGCAAAAAGGAGACATTGTTGAGGAACGCTCACAAGCATCTTCGGAGTTTAACGATGTTTCAGGGGAAAGTGCCATTCAGTTTTCGCAAATGCTGCAAACGATGCAATTGCGCGAACGGGAGTATCTGAATGCCAGCGAACAATTGAGCAAAATGCATATTTTATATAAAAGTCCGTATTTCGGGCGTATTTCAATTGAAAATGAAGAAGGCGAGCGGGAACATTTATATATTGGCTTATCAACATTCCGCGAACCAAATACGGATGATGTGCTGATTTATGACTGGCGTGCACCAATTTCAAGCCTTTTTTATGAAAATAAAGTCGGAAAAGCACGCTATCAAATTCCGGACGGAGAATACATTTCGGTTACGATTCAAGGCCGCCGTCAGTATAAAGTAAAGTACGATGAGCTGTTGCAAGTGTTGGACGCGGATATATATGTAGGCGATGAAGTGCTGCAAAGTCTGCTGTCGGATACGGCAAAAGAAAAGATGAAATCGATTGTCGCAACGATCCAAAGTGATCAGAATATCGTCATTCGTTCATCGAATAAGGATAATTTAATCGTACTCGGACCGCCTGGCAGCGGGAAGACATCTGTTGCGATGCAGCGAATTGCTTATTTACTGTATGAGTACCGCCAAACAATGAATGCACGCAGTATTCTGCTTATTTCACCGTCCGATTTGTTCAATGACTACATTTCGAATGTGCTGCCGGAGCTCGGTGAGGATAATGTTCAACATACGACGTATTACCGTTTGTTGCGCGATTTAAAGTTATCTTATTATAAAGCAGAATCAAGCTACGAAAATATTGAACGTCTTCAAAAGGCGAGCAAAGAGGAACGCGAGCACTATGCATTTAAAGGTTCGCATGCATACGTAAAGCAGCTGCTGAAGTATATTGAAAGTCTAAAGAAGAGCGGCATGCCGTTTTATAATTTAAAAGTTGAAGGAAAGCTGTTCGTTTCCGCCAAGAAACTGACGGATCTGTTTTATGACAAGTTCGGCGCATTGGATATTGATTTCCGCTTGAAAAAAATCCGTACAGTACTGCTGGAAAAAATAGAGCAGGAAAAAACAAAAGACCGCAAAGTATTGATGAAGGAATTAAAGTCAGTCAATACGTATATCGGGACAGATAAGGAAATCGAGCAGCAGGCAAATGAAAAGCTTCAAAAAAGGTACGGCAAACTTGAAAGTGCGATTCATCAGCTAGGGTTTGTAAATTTAAATAAAATGTATCTGCATACGTTAACATACCAAAATGATAATTTAAAAACACAAATGATTCAGGCTGCAACGACTGAAACGCTGAAACAACGCATATTATATTACGAAGATTTGGCACCAATCATGTATATGCAAGCTGTTGTAAAAGGCTTGTATACAGATAATACGATTAAACATATTGTCATTGATGAAATTCAGGACTATTCGTATTTGCAGCTGCTGACGATTAAAGCAATGCATCCAAAAGCGCATTACACATTGCTGGGGGATAAAAACCAGGTCGTGCATCCGCAAATGAAGGACTCACTTGCAGGTCCATTGTCCAAGCACTTTAAAGCAGTCGAGTTAAATAAATCGTATCGCTCGACAAATGAAATTACCGATTTTATGAGTGCGATTTTAAACAACAAGACAACCGAGTCGCTTGGTGTATCAGGGGATAAGCCACAAATTATCGAAACGAATACAGGGTGCAAAACAATTGCCCAGCTTGTCGGCTTGCATTATAAAGAAGAAGAAAGCTTCGTCATTTTATGCAAAAATAAGCTGGCATGCGAACAATTATACAACGAATTAAAACCGCTTCTTCCACAGCTTCAGCTCGTTACAGAAGAACAGAAGGTATATATGAAGGGGCTGCTTATCATGCCCGGCTATATGGCGAAAGGCTTTGAGTTTACAACAGTTCTTGTAGCGGATGCCAATGCCCATGTATACAGGGAAGAGATGGATGCGTATTTACTGTATACAATTGCTTCACGTGCGACACGCCACTTATTTCTAGTAACGGACGGAACATTACCAAAAGCGCTTGCACACATCGGAGAACAGTATTATCGTAAAGAAGTGAACATTTAG
- a CDS encoding NADPH-dependent FMN reductase has product MKILLVDGTIFGRKTGVLLEQVQQYIQAFNPSLELEILYFSKLQHQILDGSPLNDDMKKMIQKFEEADAYIFASPIFQASIPGVLKNAFDMIPPKALRYKPAAIIGNGGTYQHHLVLENQLRPILDYFRCLVTPNYVYTHADHFDKENKIIDEDVHNRLRELARVFVQYCEMTKTLSKQAVDMQ; this is encoded by the coding sequence ATGAAAATATTACTTGTCGATGGAACCATTTTTGGTCGTAAAACCGGCGTTCTTTTGGAACAGGTTCAACAATATATTCAAGCTTTCAACCCTTCGCTAGAATTAGAGATTTTATACTTCTCAAAATTACAGCATCAAATTTTAGACGGCAGTCCGCTAAATGATGATATGAAAAAAATGATACAAAAATTTGAAGAAGCAGATGCTTACATTTTCGCATCACCGATTTTCCAGGCATCGATCCCAGGCGTACTGAAAAATGCCTTCGATATGATTCCACCAAAAGCGTTACGTTACAAGCCTGCAGCTATTATCGGCAATGGTGGAACATACCAGCATCATTTAGTATTGGAAAACCAATTGCGCCCGATTCTTGATTACTTCCGCTGCCTAGTTACACCAAACTATGTATACACACATGCGGATCACTTTGATAAAGAAAATAAAATTATCGATGAAGATGTGCACAACCGCCTGCGCGAACTTGCACGAGTATTCGTTCAATATTGCGAAATGACAAAAACATTATCAAAACAAGCAGTTGATATGCAATAA
- a CDS encoding NAD(P)H-binding protein, which yields MKTMRSALVVGATGLVGSSLVKLLCESEEYAAVNVISRRPLDFTHPKLVVKLCEFDQIADKDIEFAHEVFCCLGTTMKKAGSKQQFEKVDFEYPLTIAAIAKNRGIGHFIVISAMGANEKALAYYSKVKGKLEAELVKMDFPRLSIVRPSLITGNRQEFRLGETIGDKVLKILNPILFGPLKKMHSITATQIALAMKVIALHGKEQNVAIYLSDELLEMQMPMIEKREALAEEEEVTFNWDKYKEDTLPTVNIEDVEGSGKNEERGK from the coding sequence ATGAAAACGATGCGCTCGGCGTTGGTCGTAGGTGCAACAGGATTGGTCGGTTCTTCGCTTGTGAAGTTACTATGCGAGAGTGAGGAGTATGCTGCAGTCAATGTCATTTCGAGAAGACCGCTTGATTTTACGCACCCGAAGTTAGTTGTAAAGCTGTGTGAATTTGATCAGATTGCCGACAAGGATATTGAATTTGCTCATGAAGTATTTTGTTGTTTAGGAACGACGATGAAAAAAGCGGGTTCAAAGCAGCAGTTTGAAAAGGTCGATTTTGAGTATCCGCTAACGATTGCAGCTATTGCAAAAAACCGCGGGATCGGCCATTTTATTGTTATTTCTGCAATGGGAGCAAATGAAAAGGCACTTGCTTATTATAGTAAGGTAAAGGGAAAATTGGAGGCAGAACTTGTTAAAATGGATTTCCCTCGACTATCAATCGTACGTCCATCACTCATTACAGGGAATCGCCAAGAATTCCGTCTAGGAGAAACGATTGGCGATAAAGTATTAAAGATACTTAATCCGATTTTATTCGGACCGCTGAAAAAGATGCATTCCATAACAGCAACACAAATAGCATTGGCAATGAAAGTAATTGCACTTCACGGGAAAGAGCAAAATGTGGCGATTTACTTATCAGATGAACTGCTGGAAATGCAAATGCCCATGATTGAAAAGAGAGAAGCTTTAGCAGAAGAAGAAGAAGTGACCTTTAACTGGGATAAATACAAGGAAGACACATTGCCGACAGTAAATATTGAGGACGTAGAGGGAAGTGGGAAAAATGAAGAGCGGGGTAAATAA